CGGCCGACCAAGCGCTGTCGGCCCTGATTGAAGATCTGGGAGTGCGCGGGTTGCTCGATTCGACGCTGGTGCTCGCGCTGGGTGAGTTCGGGCGCACGCCGAAGATCAATGGCAGTGCCGGGCGCGACCACTGGCCGGACTGTTACACCGCGCTCCTGGCCGGAGGTGGGGTGATGGGTGGGGCAGTGTTCGGTTCGAGCGACAAGATCGGTGCGTACCCCGCGACCGACCCGGTTACGTCCGCCGATCTCGCGGCCACGGTGTTCTGGCGGTTCGGGATCGACGCCGCGACCGAGGTCCGCGACCAGACCGCGCGCCCGTTCCGGTTGAGTGAGGGCGACCCGGTTCGGGCCGTGTTTGGGAGCTAACTCGCATTAGCGAAGCGTGGGGTTCCTTTGATTCACATCGTCGCTGCGACACAGGATTACGAAGCCTGGCTCGCCCGGTTCTTTCCGCTCCACGCTCCGGACCTCGCGTTCAAGCGCGAGCGAATGGCCGATCCCAATGACCCGTTCCCGTTCTTCCGGGGCACCTATTATCGCTGGCCCGCGGTGTGGGCCGCGACGTGTCCGGAACTGGTCTCGGCGCCGCGCGTCGCGGGCGTGGGCGACCTCCACGTTGAGAACTTCGGGACGTGGCGCGACGTGGACGGGCGCCTGTGTTGGGGGGTGAACGATTTCGACGAGGCCGACGAGATTCCGTACACGAGCGACCTCGTCCGGCTCGCGGCCAGCGCCCGCCTCGCGCGCAAGAGCGGCGCACTCGACATCAAAACGAGCGACGCCTGTCGCGTGATCCTCGACGGTTACCGCGACGCTCTCGCGGCCGGCGGCACCCCATTCGTGCTCGAAGAACACCACCCCGATCTCCGGACCGTGGGGATGGCGAGCGAGCGTGCCCCGATCCGGTTTTGGGCCAAACTCACGAAGCTGCTCGACGAACCGGTGATCGATCCGCCGCCCGCGGCCCGTGACGCACTCGTTCGAGAACTCCCGTCGGACGCGCGGGCGCCCGCGTTCCGGTTCCGCGCCCGCGCCGGTATGGGGAGCTTGGGGCGCCCGCGGTTCGTTGCGCTCGTGGAGTGGCGCGGCGGGGGGGTGTGCCGCGAGGCGAAAGCGATCGCCCCGCCCGCGGCCGAGTGGGCGGGGGGGACCGCAGAACACGCGACGTCCAAACTGGCCGAGGGGGTCGAGCGGGCCGTTCGCGCCCCGGACCCGTTTTATCGGGTCGAGGCCGGTTGGGTGCTCCGCCGGCTCGCGCCCCGGTGCTCTCGCATCGAACTCGATCACCTGAAGAAGATCGACACCGGGCGCGTGCTGACCGCGATGGGCGCGGAGACGGCGAACGTTCACCTGGGCACACCCGGGGCCGCGAGCGCGGTGCTGCGGCACGTGGTGCGGTTACCGGCCGGTTGGCTTGAACGGTCGGCGAAGAACGCGGCCGCTGCGGTCGAGCGCGACTGGCAGGCGTGGCGGTACGCTCGTAACTCCAAAGGCTGACAGAAACACAACCATTTCTAACACGGGCTTGCGTATCGGCGCGCCGCTTGTTCAAATACTCCTCGACTCGTCGCTCGCGCCCCCGGGCCGAACGATTCCTCTAATACGGTATCTCCTCATGCCCGTACTTCCCGTCAATCACTTCACCTGGCAGTGCCTCCGAACGGTCAAGCGGAGCAAGAAACCACTAACCGGGCGCGCCCTGCGCTTGGTGCCCAGCCGCAGAACCAAGGACGGAAGCTTTTTGACCGAAATGGTTGAGGCAGGCTTAATGATTCGCGCGACCGGAACGGTCGATGATCCCTTTGAAGCGACCTACTCGCTCACGGAGCAGGGCGAGCAAGCGGCCGAGTTCGGCGAGTGCGAGATGCCCGTGAAACCAAAGGTTATTGAGCCGGTCGCGGTCGAGCGCCCCAAGAAGCCCAAGAAAACCAAGAGCATGGGCCGCGGGAGCAAGTAGCGCGGCGATTGAATCCGGGTGCCGGACCGACCGTGTCCACGAGGCGCGAACAGGTCCGGCACTCCCTCGATTCGGGCCACTTCACGGGGGCAGATCGTCTATCGACGAAGACGAGAAACTACCTCCGTGAGCACCTCCCTCGTTCCGCCCCGATCTGCCGACCAACCGGGTGGCTACGAAGATCCCGACCACGACGACGGCGATGAGTACCGCGAAGCCCCAGTTTTCCACGACCGTTCTCCTCGCGGGTCAGTTCAGCCCTTCCACCGGATCTCGATTGAGTCGCTCCTCGTTCTCTTCACGCTACTTCTAATTCGTACCGGGTCGGTGAATCTTCAGTCCCGTAACGAGTGCGGCCGTAACTGTGAGCCCCAACGTCGTCCGTTTTGAACGGCGGTGGCCCATCTCACTCCTCACGCGGTAATGCGGTCCGGATGCGCATACACGTTCATGCCGGACGCGCGAAGAAAGCCGACGAGCGTGATACCGAAGCGCTCGGCGAGTTCGACCGCATACGAGGACGGCGCCCCCACCGCGGCGACGATCGGGATTCCCGCCGCGACCGCCTTTTGTACCAGTTCGTAACTCACGCGCCCCGATACGAGCAGAACGCGCTCGGCGAGCGGAACGTCCCCGCGCTCCAGCGCCCAGCCGACGAGCTTGTCCAGCGCGTTGTGTCGCCCCACGTCTTCACGCACTGCGAGGAGCGCCCCATCTGCTGTGAACAGACCCGAAGCGTGGACCCCGCCGGTCCGCGTGAACGTCGGTTGTGCCGCTCGCAGGCGCTCCGGGAGGGCCGATAACGTGCTCGCGGAAACGGTGAGATTTGAGCACGAGGGCGTGCCGCGAACTTCGATCGACGCGATCGATTTCTTCCCGCAAATGCCGCAACTGGAGCTGCTGTAAAACAGGCGATCGCCGTCGAACACGCGCCGCGAAACCATCAACCGCACTTCCAGAACGTTCCCGTGCTCCGTGTCGCTTGTGTCTGTGGGTCGAGTGATCGAGATGATGTCGTCCGCGTCTGCGATGACGCCCTCGCCGAACAGGAACCCGGTCACCAGCTCTTCGTCGTGGCCCGGCGTGCGCATCAACACAGTTACTGGCTTGCCGCCGATGCGCACTTCGAGTGGGGCTTCGACCGCGACCGCGTCGGCGCGCTCGCTGCCGGCGCCCTCGTGCCGGAGCGTGAGGACGCGCACGGGCTGGTACGCTTCGTGGTCGCTGGTGTCCCGGACTTGCATCGAACCGTCCTTCGCTCCCGCCTGGGAACGGGCTACGGGTTGACCCGTAACCGGGGTCAGTTGGCGCTACGGGCGAGTGTCACCGCGACGAACTTGGAGGTCGGGGTGTTGCTGATGTCCGCGGTGCTGTCGAGCGGAACCAACACGTTCGTTTCGGGGAAGTACGTGGCACAGCAGCCCGGCGGGATGTCGTACTCCACCACAATGAAGTGCGGGGCCACGCGCCGCTCGCGCCGGTAGTGACCGGTCAGGTCCACGACGTCGCCGGCGGCGAGACCCGCGGCGCGGATGTCGGCCGCGTTCATGAGCACCACGCGGCGCTCGTGCTTGATCCCGCGGTACCGGTCGTCGAGTCCGTAAACGGTCGTGTTGAACTGGTCGTGTGTGCGGATCGTCATCATCACCAACTGGCCCGGATCGACTCCGACCGCGTGCAGCGGGTGCGAGGTGAACCGCGCCTTGCCCGTTGCGGTGGGGAACGTGCCCTCGCGGGGCGGATTCGGCAGGTAGAAGCCGCCCGGGTGTCGCGCGCGGGCGTTGTAATCCTGGAACCCGGGGATCACGCGCTCGATCCGTTCGCGGATGCGGTCGTAGTCGTTCGCGAGTTCGCTCCAGGGCACCGCCGAGCGCGCCCCGAGGGTCGCTTCCGCGAGCCGGGCCACGATCGCCACCTCACTGAGCAAGTGGCGCGACGCCGGCACGAGTGACCCGCGCGACATCTGGATCACGCCCATCGAGTTCTCGGTGGTGACGAACTGCTCCTTGCCGTTCTGCGTGTCGCGCTCGGTGCGACCCAAACACGGCAGGATGAGCGCCGTGCGCCCGGTGACGAGGTGCGAGCGGTTCAGTTTGATGGAGACGTGAACGGTCAGTCGGCAGTTCTTGAGCGCCGAGCCGGTGACTTCGGTGTCCGGAGTGGCCGAGAGGAAGTTCCCGCCCATCGCGAAGAACACTTTCGCGCGCCCGTCGCGCATCGCGCGGATCGCTTCGACCGCGTCGAACCCGTGCTTGTCCGGCGGCGCGAAATTAAACTCGCGGCCGAGCGCGTCGAGGAACCACGCGGCGGGGCGCTCGAAGATGCCCATCGTGCGGTCGCCCTGCACGTTCGAGTGGCCGCGCACCGGGCACAGCCCCGCGCCGGGCTTGCCGATGCTCCCGCGCAGTAGGAGCAGGTTCACCAGTTCCTGGATCGTCGCGACCGCGTGCTTGTGTTGCGTGAGGCCCATCGCCCAGCACGCGATGATTCGCTCGTTGGCCGCGATCAGGTCCGCGAGCTGCTCGATCACTTCGCGCGCGATCCCACTTTGGGCGGTAATTTGCTCCCACGACGCTTCGGCCAGAGCCGCGGTGAACGCATCGAAGCCGTCCGTTTTTTCGGCGATGAACGCCCGGTCGAGGGCGGTTCCGCGCTCGACGAGCACCTTCATCACGCCCTTGAGGAGCGCCTGGTCCCCGCCGATTCGGACCTGAAGGTAGAGGTCTGTGAGCGGCGTACCGAACCCGAGCATCCCGCTGACTTCCTGCGGGTTGCGGAACGCCAGTAGCCCGGCTTCTTTCAACGGGTTGATCGCAACGATCTTCGCGCCGGCACGCTTTGCAGCCTGGAGCGCGGTGAGCATCCGCGGGTGGTTCGTGCCCGGGTTCTGGCCCAGGATCAGTATGAGTTGCGACTTCTCGAAATCTTCGAGCTTCACCGTGCCTTTACCGATGCCGACCGACGGAGTGAGCGCGCTGCCCGACGACTCGTGACACATGTTCGAGCAGTCGGGGAGGTTGTTCGTGCCGAACTGTCGAACGAAGAGTTGGTAGAGGAACGCGGCCTCATTGGAAGTGCGGCCGGACGTGTAGAAGAGTGCTTCGTCCGGCGACGCGAGCGCGTTGAGTTCGTCCGCGATGAGCCGGAACGCGGCGTCCCAGGTAATCGGTTCGTAGTGCCGGCTCCCGGGCCGTAGCACGAGCGGTTCGGTAAGCCGGCCCTGTTGCCCGTGCCAGTAGTCGGTCTGCTTCGCCAGCTCATCAATGGAGTGCGTGCGGAAGAATTCCGAGGTCAGGCGCCGGGTGTCCGCTTCCCACGCGATGGCCTTCGCGCCGTTCTCGCAGAACTCGGTGAGCGAGCGGTGCCCGTCCGGGTCCGGCCACGCGCAACTCGGGCAGTCTACGCCCTGAGCCTGGTTCAGCAGGGTGAGTGTGCGGAACCCGCGCCGGAACCCCGCAGTGCTGAACACGTGACCGAGCGACACGGCCACCGCGGTCGCCCCGGCCGCCGCGGACTTCGGCTCCGTGAGCTTCAGCCCGGTGAACTCTTCGGGGCACAGCGCTTCCGGAGCGGGTTGCGCCGGCGGGCGGTCTGCAGATCCGCCACTTGTGGAGAGGTTCGGTTCGTGGTCCATGTCAGTCCCTAATCGGGCACGGAGGGTACTTTCTTTTTACCCGGTTCGCGCGCGGAAGGGAATGCGCGGACCGGGTAGTTCGGGTTGACCCGGGTACGAAGGGCGGCTATTTCCCGCGCGTCCGAAAACGCGCGCAAGGATGCCGCACATGTCGCGAATACTGTTCTCGGGGTTGGTCGTTTGGTCCGTCGTGCCGATTGCGATGCTTTTGGGTTCGTGCGGCTCGGCATCAGCCCAGGATGTGAAATGGCGCACGGATTTCGCTGCGGCGCGGAAGGAAGCGACCGA
This region of Gemmata massiliana genomic DNA includes:
- a CDS encoding DUF2252 family protein, with product MIHIVAATQDYEAWLARFFPLHAPDLAFKRERMADPNDPFPFFRGTYYRWPAVWAATCPELVSAPRVAGVGDLHVENFGTWRDVDGRLCWGVNDFDEADEIPYTSDLVRLAASARLARKSGALDIKTSDACRVILDGYRDALAAGGTPFVLEEHHPDLRTVGMASERAPIRFWAKLTKLLDEPVIDPPPAARDALVRELPSDARAPAFRFRARAGMGSLGRPRFVALVEWRGGGVCREAKAIAPPAAEWAGGTAEHATSKLAEGVERAVRAPDPFYRVEAGWVLRRLAPRCSRIELDHLKKIDTGRVLTAMGAETANVHLGTPGAASAVLRHVVRLPAGWLERSAKNAAAAVERDWQAWRYARNSKG
- a CDS encoding FdhF/YdeP family oxidoreductase, which produces MDHEPNLSTSGGSADRPPAQPAPEALCPEEFTGLKLTEPKSAAAGATAVAVSLGHVFSTAGFRRGFRTLTLLNQAQGVDCPSCAWPDPDGHRSLTEFCENGAKAIAWEADTRRLTSEFFRTHSIDELAKQTDYWHGQQGRLTEPLVLRPGSRHYEPITWDAAFRLIADELNALASPDEALFYTSGRTSNEAAFLYQLFVRQFGTNNLPDCSNMCHESSGSALTPSVGIGKGTVKLEDFEKSQLILILGQNPGTNHPRMLTALQAAKRAGAKIVAINPLKEAGLLAFRNPQEVSGMLGFGTPLTDLYLQVRIGGDQALLKGVMKVLVERGTALDRAFIAEKTDGFDAFTAALAEASWEQITAQSGIAREVIEQLADLIAANERIIACWAMGLTQHKHAVATIQELVNLLLLRGSIGKPGAGLCPVRGHSNVQGDRTMGIFERPAAWFLDALGREFNFAPPDKHGFDAVEAIRAMRDGRAKVFFAMGGNFLSATPDTEVTGSALKNCRLTVHVSIKLNRSHLVTGRTALILPCLGRTERDTQNGKEQFVTTENSMGVIQMSRGSLVPASRHLLSEVAIVARLAEATLGARSAVPWSELANDYDRIRERIERVIPGFQDYNARARHPGGFYLPNPPREGTFPTATGKARFTSHPLHAVGVDPGQLVMMTIRTHDQFNTTVYGLDDRYRGIKHERRVVLMNAADIRAAGLAAGDVVDLTGHYRRERRVAPHFIVVEYDIPPGCCATYFPETNVLVPLDSTADISNTPTSKFVAVTLARSAN
- the fdhD gene encoding formate dehydrogenase accessory sulfurtransferase FdhD, with the translated sequence MQVRDTSDHEAYQPVRVLTLRHEGAGSERADAVAVEAPLEVRIGGKPVTVLMRTPGHDEELVTGFLFGEGVIADADDIISITRPTDTSDTEHGNVLEVRLMVSRRVFDGDRLFYSSSSCGICGKKSIASIEVRGTPSCSNLTVSASTLSALPERLRAAQPTFTRTGGVHASGLFTADGALLAVREDVGRHNALDKLVGWALERGDVPLAERVLLVSGRVSYELVQKAVAAGIPIVAAVGAPSSYAVELAERFGITLVGFLRASGMNVYAHPDRITA